A window of the Henckelia pumila isolate YLH828 chromosome 3, ASM3356847v2, whole genome shotgun sequence genome harbors these coding sequences:
- the LOC140890637 gene encoding suppressor of mec-8 and unc-52 protein homolog 2 isoform X1, which translates to MSSKRNHKEKAVRRHPYVFSFKEKPEEPELPKYRDRAKERREDQNPDYEITELTSFHAVAPPGTVDLLSADAHKLSIEKSKYLGGDVEHTHLVKGLDYALLHKVRSEIDKKPDVGEETDGKSKGSKDDRPVAFRTASAKSVYQWIVKPQTTIKTNEMFLPGRMMFIFNMDNGFSHDIPTTMHRSKADCPVPEEMVTVSVDGSVLDRIAKIMSYLRLGSSGKVLKKKKKDKDAKGKPSTVSNGYEEDEKVSKSDLLKNQNGRETLPPPPPPPRKNHIDPKDKQVPAAVRKEEEDIFVGDGVNYSIPGKDMSQSPISEDMEESPRNKERTAYFTEPAYGPVPPSELSHGWQQTNGYDALQAQALAGGYQGEWQDYQYAEQLVYPEQYLQQEIQAYEMQVGVDAQLEPQLMTQEEKDRGLGSVFKRDDQRLQQLREKDAREKDPNFISESYSECYPGYQEYNRAIVDSDDEDDLSKMDMGGRAKGRLHRWDFETEEEWAKYNEQKEAMPKAAFQFGVKMQDGRKTRKQNRDQKLNNDLHKINRILARKNSEKGERNDDGGTYDDDSHPGKKLRI; encoded by the exons ATGTCCTCGAAGCGTAATCACAAGGAGAAAGCCGTTCGCCGCCACCCGTACGTTTTTTCCTTCA AGGAGAAGCCGGAGGAGCCGGAGCTTCCAAAGTACAGGGACAGAGCGAAGGAGCGGAGAGAGGATCAGAATCCTGATTATGAGATAACTGAATTGACTTCCTTTCATGCTGTTGCACCTCCAGGAACTGTTGATCTCTT GTCTGCGGATGCCCATAAGTTGTCTATTGAGAAGAGCAAGTATCTTGGAG GTGATGTGGAACACACACATTTGGTGAAGGGGTTGGATTATGCTTTGCTTCACAAAGTGCGAAGTGAAATAGACAAGAAGCCTGATGTTGGAGAAGAGACCGATGGGAAATCCAA AGGATCAAAAGATGATCGACCGGTAGCTTTCCGAACTGCATCAGCAAAG TCAGTTTATCAGTGGATAGTCAAGCCACAAACCACCATCAAAACCAATGAAATGTTCCTCCCTGGACGAATGATGTTCATATTTAACATG GACAATGGGTTTTCTCATGATATTCCAACCACTATGCACCGAAGTAAAGCTGATTGTCCTGTTCCTGAG gaAATGGTTACTGTCAGTGTTGATGGTTCAGTCTTAGATCGTATTGCGAAAATTATGTCATATCTTCGTCTAGGATCATCTGGAAAGGTActcaaaaagaagaagaaagataaagatgCGAAAG GGAAGCCATCAACTGTTTCTAATGGATACGAGGAAGACGAGAAAGTGTCAAAATCTGATTTGCTGAAGAATCAAAATGGAAGGGAAACTCTACCACCACCTCCCCCACCTCCTAGAAAGAACCATATTGATCCGAAAGATAAACAGGTCCCAGCTGCTGTTAGGAAAGAAGAGGAGGATATTTTTGTTGGGGATGGCGTAAATTACTCTATTCCAGGTAAGGATATGAGCCAAAGCCCAATTTCTGAGGACATGGAAGAATCTCCTCGAAATAAAGAGAGAACTGCCTACTTCACCGAACCAGCCTATGGCCCAGTTCCTCCCTCAGAACTATCTCATGGCTGGCAACAAACA AACGGATACGATGCATTGCAAGCTCAAGCATTGGCTGGTGGCTACCAAGGAGAGTGGCAGGACTACCAATATGCTGAACAACTTGTGTACCCTGAGCAATATCTACAGCAAGAAATTCAGGCATATGAAATGCAAGTTGGAGTAGATGCTCAACTCGAGCCGCAGTTGATGACTCAGGAAGAGAAGGATAGGGGTTTAGGATCCGTGTTTAAGAGGGACGATCAGCGGCTTCAACAACTAAGGGAGAAAGATGCCCGAGAGAAGGATCCGAATTTTATTTCCGAAAGTTACTCTGAGTGCTATCCTGGTTACCAAGAATATAATCGGGCAATTGTTGACAGTGACGATGAAGATGATTTATCCAAAATGGATATGGGAGGACGG GCGAAGGGACGACTTCACCGGTGGGACTTTGAGACAGAAGAAGAATGGGCTAAATATAATGAGCAGAAAGAGGCGATGCCTAAAGCTGCATTCCAGTTTGGTGTTAAAATGCAAGATGGGCGGAAGACCCGAAAACAGAATAGAGATCAGAAACTGAACAATGACCTGCACAAGATAAACCGGATTCTTGCGAGAAAGAACTCGGAGAAGGGAGAGAGAAACGATGATGGAGGGACATACGACGATGACTCACATCCTGGAAAGAAGCTTAGAATATGA
- the LOC140890637 gene encoding suppressor of mec-8 and unc-52 protein homolog 2 isoform X2 → MSSKRNHKEKAVRRHPKEEKPEEPELPKYRDRAKERREDQNPDYEITELTSFHAVAPPGTVDLLSADAHKLSIEKSKYLGGDVEHTHLVKGLDYALLHKVRSEIDKKPDVGEETDGKSKGSKDDRPVAFRTASAKSVYQWIVKPQTTIKTNEMFLPGRMMFIFNMDNGFSHDIPTTMHRSKADCPVPEEMVTVSVDGSVLDRIAKIMSYLRLGSSGKVLKKKKKDKDAKGKPSTVSNGYEEDEKVSKSDLLKNQNGRETLPPPPPPPRKNHIDPKDKQVPAAVRKEEEDIFVGDGVNYSIPGKDMSQSPISEDMEESPRNKERTAYFTEPAYGPVPPSELSHGWQQTNGYDALQAQALAGGYQGEWQDYQYAEQLVYPEQYLQQEIQAYEMQVGVDAQLEPQLMTQEEKDRGLGSVFKRDDQRLQQLREKDAREKDPNFISESYSECYPGYQEYNRAIVDSDDEDDLSKMDMGGRAKGRLHRWDFETEEEWAKYNEQKEAMPKAAFQFGVKMQDGRKTRKQNRDQKLNNDLHKINRILARKNSEKGERNDDGGTYDDDSHPGKKLRI, encoded by the exons ATGTCCTCGAAGCGTAATCACAAGGAGAAAGCCGTTCGCCGCCACCC CAAAGAGGAGAAGCCGGAGGAGCCGGAGCTTCCAAAGTACAGGGACAGAGCGAAGGAGCGGAGAGAGGATCAGAATCCTGATTATGAGATAACTGAATTGACTTCCTTTCATGCTGTTGCACCTCCAGGAACTGTTGATCTCTT GTCTGCGGATGCCCATAAGTTGTCTATTGAGAAGAGCAAGTATCTTGGAG GTGATGTGGAACACACACATTTGGTGAAGGGGTTGGATTATGCTTTGCTTCACAAAGTGCGAAGTGAAATAGACAAGAAGCCTGATGTTGGAGAAGAGACCGATGGGAAATCCAA AGGATCAAAAGATGATCGACCGGTAGCTTTCCGAACTGCATCAGCAAAG TCAGTTTATCAGTGGATAGTCAAGCCACAAACCACCATCAAAACCAATGAAATGTTCCTCCCTGGACGAATGATGTTCATATTTAACATG GACAATGGGTTTTCTCATGATATTCCAACCACTATGCACCGAAGTAAAGCTGATTGTCCTGTTCCTGAG gaAATGGTTACTGTCAGTGTTGATGGTTCAGTCTTAGATCGTATTGCGAAAATTATGTCATATCTTCGTCTAGGATCATCTGGAAAGGTActcaaaaagaagaagaaagataaagatgCGAAAG GGAAGCCATCAACTGTTTCTAATGGATACGAGGAAGACGAGAAAGTGTCAAAATCTGATTTGCTGAAGAATCAAAATGGAAGGGAAACTCTACCACCACCTCCCCCACCTCCTAGAAAGAACCATATTGATCCGAAAGATAAACAGGTCCCAGCTGCTGTTAGGAAAGAAGAGGAGGATATTTTTGTTGGGGATGGCGTAAATTACTCTATTCCAGGTAAGGATATGAGCCAAAGCCCAATTTCTGAGGACATGGAAGAATCTCCTCGAAATAAAGAGAGAACTGCCTACTTCACCGAACCAGCCTATGGCCCAGTTCCTCCCTCAGAACTATCTCATGGCTGGCAACAAACA AACGGATACGATGCATTGCAAGCTCAAGCATTGGCTGGTGGCTACCAAGGAGAGTGGCAGGACTACCAATATGCTGAACAACTTGTGTACCCTGAGCAATATCTACAGCAAGAAATTCAGGCATATGAAATGCAAGTTGGAGTAGATGCTCAACTCGAGCCGCAGTTGATGACTCAGGAAGAGAAGGATAGGGGTTTAGGATCCGTGTTTAAGAGGGACGATCAGCGGCTTCAACAACTAAGGGAGAAAGATGCCCGAGAGAAGGATCCGAATTTTATTTCCGAAAGTTACTCTGAGTGCTATCCTGGTTACCAAGAATATAATCGGGCAATTGTTGACAGTGACGATGAAGATGATTTATCCAAAATGGATATGGGAGGACGG GCGAAGGGACGACTTCACCGGTGGGACTTTGAGACAGAAGAAGAATGGGCTAAATATAATGAGCAGAAAGAGGCGATGCCTAAAGCTGCATTCCAGTTTGGTGTTAAAATGCAAGATGGGCGGAAGACCCGAAAACAGAATAGAGATCAGAAACTGAACAATGACCTGCACAAGATAAACCGGATTCTTGCGAGAAAGAACTCGGAGAAGGGAGAGAGAAACGATGATGGAGGGACATACGACGATGACTCACATCCTGGAAAGAAGCTTAGAATATGA